The following coding sequences are from one Synergistaceae bacterium window:
- a CDS encoding CtsR family transcriptional regulator translates to MSSSSLTQIIEEYIDQLLEENDGNAVSLRRKDLAERFGCVPSQINYVLRSRFSPENGFLVESQRGGHGYIRILQLTFNNCDEEIEHLSDLVGSAITEQEARRLLVNLQSRDFISPRERLIIEISMRNQEDNGRTLFDVSPYRRDIMRADLLKKLLTGLALG, encoded by the coding sequence ATGTCATCATCTAGTCTTACTCAGATAATAGAAGAGTATATTGATCAACTTCTCGAAGAAAATGATGGAAATGCTGTATCGCTGAGGCGAAAAGATTTAGCTGAACGATTTGGATGTGTACCAAGCCAGATAAACTATGTGTTAAGAAGTCGTTTTTCGCCAGAAAACGGTTTTTTGGTTGAAAGCCAAAGAGGTGGACATGGCTATATAAGGATTCTTCAATTAACATTCAATAATTGTGACGAAGAGATAGAGCATTTATCTGATTTGGTTGGCAGTGCAATAACGGAGCAAGAAGCTCGTCGTTTGTTAGTGAACCTGCAAAGCAGGGATTTTATTTCACCACGTGAAAGATTGATTATTGAAATATCAATGAGAAATCAAGAAGATAACGGTCGTACGCTTTTTGATGTCTCCCCTTATAGAAGGGATATTATGCGAGCGGACTTGCTAAAAAAATTATTAACAGGTCTTGCTCTTGGATGA